In the Phycisphaerales bacterium genome, TCCGCTATGGCGGTGACCTGGTGGCCAATAACAGGAAAAACAAGGTCATCATGAGCGATGACCTTGTGTTTTGATCGGCACAACCCCCTCACAGTGGCCCGGTCACGATATGATTCTTGATTACGGCACTACCCTCGTCTTTGGTAGTGGAATGGAACAGTCACTTTTCAGCGGAGTTTTTGAACATGGCAAAGATGTTCTACACCCTCGAAGAAGCCGCAAGTCGGCTTGGAAAATCAGAGGATGAAGTTCGGGAGATGGCCAAGACTGGCCAACTCCAGGAGTTTCGTGATCGTGAAAAGTTGATGTTCAAGATTGAACAGATAGATCTTCTCACTGGTGGCGATGAAGATACTGGTGATTCAGTTCTTGATTTAGATGCACCTGGTGGCAGCGGTTTAGATCTGGCAGCAACCAGTGATAGCGGCCTCGGTCTGACCGGTGGTGAGGCGCCCGGCGGCAGTGGGATGGGACTCAGTGGCAGCGACATAGGTGGCGGCCAAGGCGCCAGTGGCGGCAGTTCCATGATGGATCTGTCTGGTGCCGGAGCATCAAATGCTGAGACGGACTTTGGTTCATTATCCGATCAAGAAGATCCATCTGGTGGCACGCAAGTTGGTGCTGCTTTTGAAGAACTCAGTTTGGAAGCAGTCGGATCTGGCAGCGGCTTGTTAGACCTGACCCGTGAAAGTGATGACACGTCCCTTGGTGCAGAACTTTTAGAAGAGGTCTACTCAAGCGAAGATGATCAAGTCGAAATTCCTGCGAATGCTTCAGGTCTGTTTGAGGCAGCTGGCACAGATAGCGCTACAGAGCATTTGCGTGCGACTGAAATGAATCAGATGGCCTATGTCCCTGAAGTGTATGACGGGGTTGGCTCCGGCTGGTCAGCTGGACTCTTGATTGGAGGCCTTGTCGCACTGGTTCTGGTGGCAATTTGTTCGATCTTGATGCTCTCAGGAACGACACCCAAATTAGCGATTCCATTTGCAGACGGACTATGGATCTGGACGCTCGGATTAGTGGGTATTGCCGTCGTATTGGCGATCATTGGCGGCTTCGCTGGTCGCGCTTCTGAATAGACTCAAACATTGGCCCCCCACACAGACCCTCCAGCCATAGGCACTGACATCGGCTTGCCCTTTCTGTTTCAGGGTCAGTTTCTCTGTCTACGGTTCGATGGGAATTCCAAGTCATGCTGCTAGCAAGCTACGCAAAGCGCGATTGGCTCACCGCAACAATCATTGCGGCGGCCTTAATCTTCATCTGCATTTTGATTGGTTTTTGGTGGCTGGGCATACCGGTCTTCATTATCTGGTTTGCCTTTGCCGCATTTTTTAGAGATCCGATTCGGCGTATCGACAAGTCGCTTGGGCCCGAGGCCTTTCTGAGCCCTGCCGATGGGGTGATTACAAAAGTCGAGCAGCTGGATGAGCACGAGGCTGTAGATGGCCCAGCTGTTTTGATACGAATATTTCTAAGCCTGCTTGATGTGCATGTGAACCGTGCACCATGTGACGGGCAGGTGCTGTCCAGTCTTCATCGCCCGGGTCTTTACTTGCATGCAGGATCGCCCGAGGCCGCTGAACACAACGAGTCACAACTTTTGACACTTCGTTGGGCGCCGTCTGGTGAGCAAGTTGGCATGCGTTTGGTCTCTGGAATGATTGCTAGGCGAATCGTCTGTCCGTTGGTACCGGGC is a window encoding:
- a CDS encoding helix-turn-helix domain-containing protein: MAKMFYTLEEAASRLGKSEDEVREMAKTGQLQEFRDREKLMFKIEQIDLLTGGDEDTGDSVLDLDAPGGSGLDLAATSDSGLGLTGGEAPGGSGMGLSGSDIGGGQGASGGSSMMDLSGAGASNAETDFGSLSDQEDPSGGTQVGAAFEELSLEAVGSGSGLLDLTRESDDTSLGAELLEEVYSSEDDQVEIPANASGLFEAAGTDSATEHLRATEMNQMAYVPEVYDGVGSGWSAGLLIGGLVALVLVAICSILMLSGTTPKLAIPFADGLWIWTLGLVGIAVVLAIIGGFAGRASE
- a CDS encoding phosphatidylserine decarboxylase, which encodes MLLASYAKRDWLTATIIAAALIFICILIGFWWLGIPVFIIWFAFAAFFRDPIRRIDKSLGPEAFLSPADGVITKVEQLDEHEAVDGPAVLIRIFLSLLDVHVNRAPCDGQVLSSLHRPGLYLHAGSPEAAEHNESQLLTLRWAPSGEQVGMRLVSGMIARRIVCPLVPGDEIVRGRRFGMIKLGSTAELILPRPDQVTVLVKEGQKVRGGKTVLANLEVVPA